The Mycobacterium seoulense genome has a window encoding:
- a CDS encoding mammalian cell entry protein codes for MADDVATAELTELPAEVDESKPEETSRGAAPVRLTLTIGLVIVAALIGLVGWVGLRAYRGHEAQEQRTLFLQAGRQGALNLTTVDFREADADVQRILAGATGQLYDNFSKRSQPFIDVVLRTKSKSVGTVTEAGIESQSGDRAEVLVAVTVHTSNAGAAEQEPHAWRMRLSVLKVGGVAKVSNVEFVR; via the coding sequence ATGGCAGACGATGTTGCTACCGCCGAATTGACCGAGCTCCCTGCGGAAGTCGACGAGTCGAAACCGGAGGAGACGTCGCGCGGCGCCGCCCCGGTTCGGCTGACGCTGACCATCGGACTTGTCATCGTGGCCGCGCTGATCGGGCTGGTCGGGTGGGTCGGCCTGCGCGCGTACCGAGGGCACGAAGCGCAGGAGCAGCGCACGCTTTTCCTACAGGCCGGTCGCCAAGGTGCGCTCAACCTCACCACGGTTGACTTCCGCGAAGCCGACGCGGACGTGCAGCGCATTCTGGCCGGGGCGACCGGCCAACTCTACGACAACTTCTCCAAACGCTCGCAGCCGTTCATCGACGTGGTGTTGCGGACCAAGTCCAAGTCCGTTGGAACCGTGACGGAAGCGGGCATCGAATCCCAATCCGGAGACCGGGCGGAAGTCCTGGTGGCTGTCACGGTCCACACGTCGAACGCCGGTGCGGCAGAACAGGAGCCGCACGCCTGGCGAATGCGGCTTTCCGTACTGAAGGTGGGCGGGGTGGCGAAGGTGTCGAATGTGGAGTTCGTGCGATGA
- a CDS encoding MCE family protein: protein MPPLSRRILVQLAIFVVVALAGGAVMVFGYIQLPAMFGIGRYRVTVELPQAAGLYPSGNVTYRGTEVGRVDSVRLTNTGVVAVLSLKSGIDIPSDLDAQVHSQSAVGEQYVALLPRRASPPLRNGDVIRPDRVSVPPDLDTMLDAANRGVESVPREDLKTVVDEASTAVSGLGPDISRLVAGASSLSIDARKNLGALLTLIDDSKPVLDAQTDTPDAVQAWAAHLADLTRGVQRNDTAVRQVLEQGGPAVGEVRQLLDRVNPTLPVLLANLIGVGQVALTYHAGIEQLLVLLPQAVATIQAINVPNRNTKQGYKGAFLSFNLRLNLPPPCLTGFLPAQQQRVPSWDDYPDRPAGDLYCRVPQDSPQNVRGVRNTPCVGRPGKRAPTVQMCDSDETYIPLNDGYNWKGDPNATLSGQPVPQPRPPAPPAPPPDPIPIAAAEYDPATGTYVGPDGHVYTQSDLATPGGKERTWQTMLLPPN from the coding sequence ATGCCGCCCTTGTCGAGACGAATCCTCGTCCAGCTGGCGATCTTTGTGGTCGTCGCGCTGGCCGGCGGCGCGGTGATGGTGTTCGGCTACATCCAGCTTCCGGCCATGTTCGGCATCGGCCGCTACCGCGTCACCGTCGAGCTGCCGCAGGCCGCCGGCCTGTACCCCAGCGGCAATGTCACTTATCGTGGCACCGAAGTCGGCCGGGTCGACAGCGTGCGCCTCACCAACACCGGCGTCGTGGCGGTGCTCTCCCTGAAGTCGGGGATCGACATCCCGTCGGATCTCGATGCGCAGGTGCACAGTCAGTCGGCGGTGGGAGAGCAGTACGTTGCCCTGCTGCCACGCAGGGCGTCTCCGCCGCTGCGGAACGGCGACGTGATCCGCCCGGATCGCGTGTCGGTGCCGCCCGACCTGGACACGATGTTGGATGCGGCGAACCGTGGTGTGGAGTCGGTCCCCCGTGAGGACCTCAAGACCGTCGTCGACGAGGCCTCCACGGCCGTCAGCGGGCTCGGTCCGGACATCTCCCGGCTCGTGGCGGGCGCCAGTTCGCTGTCCATCGATGCGCGAAAGAATCTCGGTGCGCTGCTCACCCTGATCGACGACTCCAAGCCGGTGCTCGATGCGCAGACCGACACACCGGACGCGGTACAGGCGTGGGCCGCGCACCTGGCCGATCTCACCCGCGGGGTGCAGAGAAACGACACCGCCGTCCGGCAGGTGCTCGAGCAAGGCGGGCCCGCCGTGGGGGAAGTGCGTCAGCTCTTGGATCGGGTGAACCCGACGCTGCCTGTCCTGCTCGCCAACCTGATCGGTGTCGGGCAGGTCGCGCTGACCTATCACGCCGGCATTGAGCAGCTGCTGGTCCTTCTTCCCCAGGCGGTGGCCACGATTCAGGCGATCAATGTCCCGAACAGGAACACCAAACAGGGCTACAAGGGCGCCTTCCTGAGTTTCAACCTGCGACTGAACCTGCCGCCACCGTGTCTGACCGGCTTTCTGCCGGCGCAGCAGCAGCGGGTTCCGTCGTGGGACGACTACCCGGACCGCCCCGCGGGCGACCTGTATTGCCGGGTGCCACAGGACTCCCCGCAGAACGTCCGGGGCGTTCGCAACACCCCGTGTGTGGGACGCCCGGGCAAACGCGCCCCGACGGTGCAGATGTGCGACAGCGACGAAACCTACATTCCGCTCAACGACGGTTACAACTGGAAAGGCGACCCGAACGCGACGCTTTCGGGCCAGCCCGTCCCGCAGCCGCGCCCACCGGCACCACCCGCGCCGCCCCCCGACCCCATACCGATTGCGGCCGCCGAGTACGACCCGGCCACCGGCACCTACGTCGGCCCCGACGGGCATGTCTACACGCAATCCGACCTGGCCACCCCCGGGGGAAAGGAGCGCACATGGCAGACGATGTTGCTACCGCCGAATTGA
- a CDS encoding Zn-ribbon domain-containing OB-fold protein, translating to MSDEPLLIEYCDDCARWVHPATGRCRACGGPLVARPVSGRATVFTYTVNHHPYNPEIPVPYVIAIVELAEQEGLRVAANIVGCEPDSVKCGMPVELQPEKGSGGAPLFAPA from the coding sequence GTGTCGGACGAGCCGCTGCTCATCGAATACTGCGACGATTGTGCGCGCTGGGTGCATCCGGCGACGGGCCGATGCCGCGCCTGCGGCGGCCCGCTGGTCGCCCGGCCGGTCTCCGGGCGCGCCACGGTGTTCACCTACACGGTCAATCACCACCCGTATAACCCGGAGATCCCCGTCCCCTACGTGATCGCCATCGTCGAACTCGCCGAACAAGAAGGCCTGCGGGTGGCCGCCAATATCGTTGGCTGCGAACCCGATTCGGTCAAATGCGGCATGCCCGTCGAGCTGCAGCCCGAGAAGGGCAGTGGCGGGGCGCCGCTGTTCGCACCCGCCTGA
- a CDS encoding thiolase family protein: MTHFEKDAILSGIGISRIGRRTGIAGLDLTMEAVRAAIDDAGLVAADIDGIATLGDTPAADVNAQLGIEAADCGSGFGTGGLLSPVMSACRAVAERRARHVVVYRTIQMLGGTVPVKPQDDAPAPPLARMFETPEGAERPAVGAMDDVNDLVAANAYSAANWLALNCRRHMELYGTTKQQLGWVALNGRRNAALNPRAVYRDPMTMADYLSARPVSTPFGLLDCDVPIDGSIAVVVSHAEYARDCPHRAVAVEAIGGADGAGGWFHRVDYPKMAMSDAAAQMWSRTDLKPSDLKLAELYDGFTYLTLAWLEALGICGDGEAGPFVEGGARIARDGALPLNTYGGQLSAGRMHGYWALHEGCLQLRGEAEERQVSQRPDVGVVSVGGGPVAGCMLLTC, from the coding sequence ATGACGCATTTCGAGAAGGACGCGATCCTGTCCGGCATCGGCATCTCGCGGATCGGCCGTCGGACCGGCATCGCGGGCCTGGACCTGACCATGGAAGCGGTGCGGGCCGCCATCGACGACGCCGGGTTGGTCGCCGCCGACATCGACGGCATCGCGACGCTGGGCGACACCCCCGCCGCGGACGTCAACGCCCAACTGGGGATCGAGGCGGCGGATTGCGGATCCGGCTTCGGCACCGGCGGCTTGCTCAGCCCGGTCATGTCGGCGTGCCGCGCGGTCGCCGAGCGCCGCGCCCGCCATGTGGTGGTGTACCGGACCATCCAGATGCTCGGGGGCACGGTCCCGGTGAAGCCGCAGGACGACGCGCCGGCGCCGCCGCTCGCGCGGATGTTCGAGACGCCCGAGGGCGCCGAACGTCCGGCCGTCGGCGCCATGGACGACGTCAACGACCTGGTGGCGGCCAACGCCTACTCCGCCGCGAACTGGCTGGCGCTCAACTGCCGGCGCCACATGGAGCTGTACGGGACCACGAAGCAGCAGCTGGGCTGGGTCGCCCTCAACGGCAGGCGCAATGCCGCGTTGAATCCGCGCGCCGTGTACCGCGACCCGATGACGATGGCCGACTACCTGAGCGCGCGGCCGGTGTCCACCCCGTTCGGGCTGCTGGACTGCGATGTCCCGATCGACGGCTCGATCGCGGTGGTGGTCTCGCATGCGGAGTACGCGCGTGATTGCCCGCACCGCGCGGTGGCGGTGGAGGCGATCGGCGGGGCCGACGGCGCCGGGGGCTGGTTCCACCGTGTCGACTACCCGAAGATGGCGATGTCGGACGCGGCGGCGCAGATGTGGTCGCGCACCGACCTGAAGCCGTCCGACCTCAAGCTCGCCGAGCTCTACGACGGGTTCACCTATCTCACCCTCGCGTGGCTGGAAGCCCTGGGGATCTGCGGCGACGGCGAGGCCGGGCCGTTCGTCGAGGGCGGCGCGCGGATCGCCCGCGACGGCGCGCTTCCCCTGAACACCTACGGCGGCCAACTGTCGGCCGGGCGCATGCACGGCTACTGGGCGCTGCACGAGGGATGTCTGCAGTTGCGCGGGGAGGCGGAGGAGCGGCAGGTCTCGCAGCGCCCGGACGTCGGCGTCGTCTCCGTGGGGGGTGGGCCCGTGGCCGGCTGCATGTTGCTCACATGCTGA
- a CDS encoding SDR family NAD(P)-dependent oxidoreductase: MEINGKKAVVIGGASGMGRASAELLAERGADVAVLDREGSDGKTVAEAIGGAFYPVDVTDFKGTEETLQTAVDKLGGLHVTVTTAGGGIAKRTLTKSGPHDLESFQSVIDLNLIATFNISRLAAAHMAKNEPEDEERGVIINTASIAAFEGQIGQVAYTAAKAAIAGMCLTMARDLGSMGIRVLAIAPSLFLTGITSMVPDEMAAALTKDAAFPKRMGRPIEYAKLVAAIVDNPMLNGQCLRLDAGQRFAPK, from the coding sequence ATGGAGATCAACGGGAAGAAGGCCGTCGTCATCGGCGGCGCGTCGGGGATGGGTCGTGCCTCCGCGGAGCTGCTGGCCGAACGCGGGGCGGACGTCGCGGTGCTCGACCGCGAGGGTTCCGACGGCAAGACCGTCGCCGAAGCGATCGGCGGCGCGTTCTATCCGGTGGACGTCACGGACTTCAAGGGTACCGAGGAGACGCTGCAGACCGCCGTGGACAAGCTGGGCGGCCTGCATGTCACGGTCACGACCGCCGGCGGCGGCATCGCCAAGCGGACGCTGACCAAGTCCGGTCCCCACGACCTCGAATCCTTCCAATCCGTGATCGACCTGAACCTGATCGCCACCTTCAACATCAGCCGGCTCGCCGCCGCCCACATGGCCAAGAACGAGCCCGAGGACGAAGAGCGTGGCGTCATCATCAACACCGCGTCGATCGCGGCCTTCGAAGGGCAGATCGGACAGGTCGCCTACACCGCGGCCAAGGCGGCGATCGCCGGCATGTGCCTGACCATGGCCCGCGACCTGGGCTCGATGGGCATCCGGGTGCTGGCCATCGCGCCGAGCCTCTTCCTGACCGGGATCACTTCGATGGTGCCCGACGAGATGGCGGCCGCCCTGACCAAGGACGCGGCCTTCCCGAAGCGGATGGGCCGGCCCATCGAATACGCCAAGCTGGTGGCGGCCATCGTGGACAACCCGATGCTCAACGGCCAATGCCTGCGCCTGGACGCCGGGCAGCGGTTCGCGCCGAAATAG
- a CDS encoding acyl-CoA dehydrogenase: MGIALTDDHRELAEVARGFLTSQKARWAARSLLDAAEESRPPFWQNLVELGWLGLHVDEEHGGSGFGLPELVVVVEELGRAVAPGPFVPTVIASAAIAKAGTPEQKSRLLPGLIDGTVTAGIGLDGQVRLKDGIADGDAGIVLGAGLAELLLVAAGDDVLLLERGRAGVSVEVPNNFDPTRRSGRVRLENVNVGAGDVLAGARASVLARARTVLAAEAVGGAADCVDAAVDYAKVRQQFGRTIATFQAVKHHCANMLVAAESGVAAVWDASRAASEDEGQFQLAAAVAATLAFPAYARNAELNIQVHGGIGFTWEHDAHLHLRRALVIQALFGGDAPARDIFERTAAGATRENSLDLPPEAEELRTRIHADAAAIAQLDKEAQRDKLIETGYVMPHWPKPWGRAADAVEQLVIEEEFRAAGIKRPDYSITGWVILTLIQHGTDWQIERFVEKALRQEEIWCQLFSEPEAGSDAASVKTRATRVDGGWKINGQKVWTSGAQYCARGLATVRTDPEAPKHAGITTVIIDMKGPGVEVRPLRQITGGSEFNEVFFNDVFVPDEDVVGAPNSGWTVARATLGNERVSIGGSGSFYEGLASTLVQLARQSDRLAGAPIRIGSFLADDHALRLLNLRRAARSVEGAGPGPEGNITKLKLAEHMVDGAAIWAALVGPEVALMDGPGAVVGRLAMGARGMAIAGGTSEVTRNQIAERILGMPRDPLIN; encoded by the coding sequence ATGGGTATCGCACTGACCGATGACCATCGCGAACTCGCCGAAGTCGCCCGCGGGTTCCTGACCTCGCAGAAGGCCCGCTGGGCGGCGCGGTCCCTGCTCGACGCCGCCGAGGAATCCCGGCCCCCGTTCTGGCAGAACCTGGTCGAGCTGGGCTGGCTCGGCCTGCACGTCGACGAGGAGCACGGCGGTTCAGGCTTCGGGCTGCCCGAACTCGTGGTGGTGGTCGAGGAGCTCGGCCGCGCCGTGGCGCCCGGGCCGTTCGTGCCGACCGTCATCGCGTCGGCGGCGATCGCCAAAGCCGGTACCCCCGAACAGAAGTCGCGACTGCTGCCCGGGTTGATCGACGGAACCGTCACCGCGGGCATCGGACTGGATGGACAGGTTCGACTCAAGGACGGGATCGCCGACGGTGACGCCGGGATCGTGCTGGGCGCCGGGCTGGCCGAGCTGCTGCTGGTCGCCGCGGGCGACGACGTGCTGCTACTGGAACGCGGTCGCGCCGGCGTATCGGTCGAGGTGCCGAACAACTTCGACCCCACGCGGCGCTCCGGACGGGTCCGCCTGGAAAACGTGAACGTCGGCGCCGGCGACGTCCTGGCCGGCGCGCGGGCATCGGTGCTGGCCCGCGCGCGGACCGTGCTCGCCGCCGAGGCGGTGGGCGGCGCAGCCGACTGCGTGGACGCCGCCGTGGACTATGCCAAAGTGCGCCAGCAATTCGGGCGCACGATCGCCACTTTCCAAGCGGTGAAGCATCATTGCGCGAACATGCTGGTGGCCGCGGAGTCCGGGGTCGCCGCGGTGTGGGACGCCTCGCGCGCGGCATCGGAGGACGAGGGCCAGTTTCAGCTGGCCGCCGCGGTGGCGGCGACCCTGGCGTTTCCGGCCTATGCGCGCAACGCCGAACTCAACATTCAGGTCCACGGCGGCATCGGCTTCACCTGGGAACACGACGCGCATCTGCACCTGCGCCGCGCGCTGGTGATACAGGCACTGTTCGGCGGTGACGCGCCGGCCCGGGACATCTTCGAGCGCACCGCCGCCGGCGCCACGCGGGAGAACAGCCTGGACCTGCCGCCCGAGGCCGAAGAACTGCGCACCCGAATCCACGCCGACGCCGCCGCGATCGCGCAACTGGACAAAGAGGCGCAACGCGACAAGCTGATCGAGACGGGCTACGTCATGCCGCACTGGCCCAAGCCCTGGGGCCGCGCCGCCGACGCGGTGGAGCAGTTGGTGATCGAGGAGGAGTTCCGCGCGGCCGGCATCAAACGGCCCGACTACTCGATCACCGGATGGGTGATCCTGACCCTGATCCAGCACGGAACCGATTGGCAGATCGAAAGATTCGTGGAGAAGGCGCTTCGTCAAGAAGAGATCTGGTGCCAGCTTTTCTCCGAACCCGAGGCCGGCTCCGACGCGGCGTCGGTCAAGACCCGCGCCACCCGGGTCGACGGCGGCTGGAAGATCAACGGGCAGAAGGTCTGGACCAGCGGGGCCCAGTACTGCGCGCGTGGCCTGGCCACCGTGCGCACCGACCCCGAAGCGCCCAAGCACGCCGGCATCACCACCGTGATCATCGACATGAAGGGCCCGGGCGTAGAGGTGCGGCCCTTGCGGCAGATCACCGGCGGCTCGGAATTCAACGAGGTGTTCTTCAACGACGTGTTCGTTCCCGACGAGGACGTCGTCGGGGCGCCCAACTCGGGGTGGACGGTCGCCCGCGCCACGCTGGGCAACGAGCGGGTCAGCATCGGCGGCAGCGGATCGTTCTACGAGGGCCTGGCGTCCACCCTGGTGCAGCTCGCCCGGCAGTCGGATCGCTTGGCCGGGGCGCCGATTCGGATCGGGTCCTTCCTCGCCGACGACCACGCGCTGCGGCTGCTGAACCTGCGCCGCGCCGCGCGCAGCGTCGAGGGAGCGGGCCCGGGTCCGGAAGGCAACATCACCAAGCTGAAGCTGGCCGAACACATGGTGGACGGCGCCGCGATCTGGGCGGCGCTGGTGGGCCCGGAGGTCGCGCTGATGGACGGGCCCGGCGCGGTGGTGGGCCGGCTGGCCATGGGGGCCCGCGGCATGGCGATCGCCGGCGGCACCTCGGAGGTCACCCGCAACCAGATCGCCGAGCGGATCCTCGGCATGCCGCGCGACCCGCTGATCAACTGA
- a CDS encoding carbon starvation CstA family protein, whose amino-acid sequence MAVKERDDDVSYIHTDDELPPVAIVDRSPITARHRIVFAAVALIGAVAWAIIAFARGETVNAVWFVVAAICTYVIGFRFYARLIEMKIVRPRDDHATPAEVFEDGTDYVPTDRRVLFGHHFAAIAGAGPLVGPVLAAQMGYLPCSIWIILGAVFAGAVQDYLVLWISTRRRGRSLGQMARDELGPAGGAAALVGAFVIMVIIIAVLALVVVRGLAQSPWGVFSIGMTIPIALFMGCYLRFLRPGRVAEVSLIGFVLLMLAVASGNWVSETSWGAMWLSVTPTTVAWLIIGYGFVASVLPVWLLLAPRDYLSTFMKVGAIALLAVGICLARPLMQAPAISRFAASGDGPVFPGSLFPFLFITIACGALSGFHALISSGTTPKLLEKESQMRLIGYGGMLTESFVAVMALISASILDQHLYFTLNAPVAQTGGTAATAADYVNRLGLSGTPATADQLTQAAHGVGEKSIVSRTGGAPTLAFGMAEVLQRVFGGAGLKAFWYHFAIMFEALFILTAVDAGTRVARFMLSDALGNLGGPLAKLRNPSWRPGVWLCSLAVAAAWGSILLMGVTDPLGGINTLFPLFGIANQLLAAIALTVVTVIVIKKGLLKWAWISGIPLLWDLTVTLTASWQKIFSADPNVGYWTQHFQYLAARNAGKTSFGSAKNAYQLDDVIRNTFIQGTLSVLFALVVVIVLITGVAVSYKVIRGGGRPLTEDEPIPSKFFAPSGLVPTASERAVQRQWDAARTVAADRT is encoded by the coding sequence GTGGCAGTCAAAGAACGCGACGACGACGTCAGCTACATCCACACCGACGACGAGCTGCCGCCCGTCGCGATCGTCGACCGCTCCCCCATCACCGCCCGGCACAGGATCGTATTCGCGGCCGTCGCGTTGATCGGTGCCGTCGCGTGGGCGATCATCGCGTTCGCGCGCGGCGAGACGGTGAACGCGGTCTGGTTCGTGGTCGCGGCGATCTGCACATACGTCATCGGCTTCCGGTTTTATGCCCGGCTGATCGAGATGAAGATCGTGCGCCCCCGTGACGACCACGCCACCCCGGCGGAGGTGTTCGAGGACGGCACCGACTATGTGCCCACCGACCGCAGGGTGCTGTTCGGCCATCATTTCGCCGCCATCGCCGGGGCCGGTCCCCTCGTCGGCCCGGTGCTGGCGGCCCAGATGGGCTACCTGCCCTGCAGCATCTGGATCATCCTCGGCGCGGTGTTCGCCGGCGCGGTGCAGGATTACCTGGTCTTGTGGATCTCCACCCGGCGGCGGGGACGTTCCCTGGGTCAGATGGCCCGCGACGAACTCGGCCCCGCCGGCGGCGCGGCCGCCCTCGTCGGTGCGTTCGTCATCATGGTGATCATCATCGCGGTGCTGGCGCTGGTCGTGGTGCGCGGCCTGGCCCAGAGCCCGTGGGGAGTGTTCTCCATCGGCATGACGATCCCCATCGCGCTTTTCATGGGTTGCTATCTGCGGTTCCTGCGTCCCGGACGGGTGGCGGAGGTGTCGCTCATCGGGTTCGTGCTGCTGATGCTGGCCGTGGCATCGGGCAATTGGGTCAGTGAAACATCATGGGGCGCAATGTGGTTGAGCGTCACGCCGACGACGGTGGCGTGGCTGATCATCGGCTACGGTTTCGTGGCATCGGTGCTGCCGGTGTGGTTGCTGCTGGCCCCGCGCGATTACCTCTCCACGTTCATGAAGGTGGGCGCCATCGCCCTGCTCGCGGTCGGCATCTGCCTGGCCCGGCCGCTCATGCAGGCGCCGGCGATCTCGCGGTTCGCGGCCAGCGGCGACGGGCCGGTGTTCCCCGGTTCGCTGTTCCCGTTCCTGTTCATCACGATCGCGTGCGGCGCGCTGTCCGGGTTTCATGCGCTGATCTCGTCGGGGACGACGCCCAAGCTGCTGGAGAAGGAAAGCCAGATGCGGCTGATCGGCTACGGCGGCATGCTCACAGAATCCTTCGTCGCCGTCATGGCGCTGATCAGCGCATCGATCCTCGACCAACACCTGTACTTCACCCTCAACGCCCCGGTGGCCCAGACCGGCGGCACCGCCGCCACCGCCGCGGACTACGTCAACCGGCTCGGCCTGTCCGGCACGCCGGCGACCGCCGACCAGCTCACCCAGGCCGCCCACGGGGTCGGCGAAAAGTCCATCGTGTCGCGCACCGGCGGAGCGCCCACGCTGGCGTTCGGCATGGCCGAGGTGTTGCAACGGGTCTTCGGCGGGGCGGGCCTCAAGGCGTTCTGGTATCACTTCGCGATCATGTTCGAGGCGCTCTTCATCCTGACCGCCGTCGACGCGGGTACGCGTGTCGCACGTTTCATGCTGTCCGACGCGCTGGGCAACCTCGGTGGTCCGCTGGCCAAGCTGCGCAACCCGAGTTGGCGGCCGGGCGTCTGGCTCTGCAGCCTGGCGGTGGCCGCCGCCTGGGGCAGCATCCTGCTGATGGGCGTGACCGATCCGCTGGGTGGGATCAACACGCTCTTTCCGCTGTTCGGCATCGCGAACCAGCTGCTGGCGGCGATCGCGCTGACCGTCGTCACCGTGATCGTCATCAAGAAGGGCCTGCTGAAGTGGGCGTGGATTTCCGGGATTCCGCTGCTGTGGGACCTGACGGTCACGCTGACCGCGTCCTGGCAGAAGATCTTCTCGGCCGATCCCAACGTCGGCTACTGGACGCAGCACTTCCAATACCTGGCGGCGAGAAACGCCGGCAAGACGTCATTCGGTTCGGCCAAGAACGCCTACCAGCTCGACGACGTCATCAGGAACACCTTCATCCAGGGCACCCTGTCGGTTCTGTTCGCGCTGGTCGTCGTCATCGTGTTGATCACTGGAGTCGCGGTGTCCTACAAGGTGATTCGCGGCGGCGGCCGGCCCCTGACGGAGGATGAGCCGATACCGTCGAAGTTTTTCGCGCCGTCGGGTCTTGTCCCCACCGCCAGCGAACGCGCGGTGCAGAGGCAGTGGGATGCGGCCAGAACGGTTGCCGCCGACAGAACTTGA